A genome region from Akkermansiaceae bacterium includes the following:
- the def gene encoding peptide deformylase, which yields MLLPIVQYGDPILRKQCKPVGDTGPALRELVGNMLETMAEANGVGLAAPQIGEDLQLAVIDVSHDPECVSYLKVNGEDAEIADIMPLVFINPTLEYGQEKEMEYEGCLSIRNIRCEVRRPAEVKATLPQIDGSTLVIETDGLLARALQHEIDHLNGILFVDRLSAVGKVSVRNRLKRLLAGQDS from the coding sequence ATGCTTCTTCCCATCGTCCAATACGGCGATCCCATCCTCCGCAAGCAGTGCAAGCCCGTAGGCGACACCGGCCCCGCGCTGCGCGAACTCGTGGGCAACATGCTCGAAACTATGGCGGAGGCGAACGGCGTCGGCCTGGCTGCGCCCCAGATCGGCGAGGATCTGCAGCTCGCCGTGATCGACGTATCACACGATCCGGAATGCGTTTCCTACCTGAAGGTCAACGGCGAGGATGCGGAAATCGCAGACATCATGCCGCTGGTTTTCATCAATCCCACGCTCGAATACGGCCAGGAAAAGGAGATGGAATACGAGGGCTGCCTGAGCATCCGGAACATTCGCTGCGAAGTCAGGCGTCCTGCGGAGGTCAAGGCGACGCTCCCTCAGATCGATGGATCCACCCTCGTCATCGAGACAGACGGCCTGCTGGCCCGCGCCTTGCAACATGAGATCGACCACCTCAACGGCATTCTCTTCGTGGACAGGCTCTCCGCCGTGGGCAAAGTCAGCGTGAGAAACAGGTTGAAGCGCCTCCTTGCCGGGCAGGACTCCTGA
- a CDS encoding FKBP-type peptidyl-prolyl cis-trans isomerase, translating into MPEVPSDVAAPPADAEKTASGLASKVLKAGTGAAKPAAADTVTVHYTGWTTDGKQFDSSVERGQPASFPLGGVIKGWTEGLQLMVEGEKRRFWIPEELAYGPVVEGSGRPGGMLVFDVELLGIKTAPKPPEDTEKTASGVAYRLNKKGEGEKPAADSIVTFHFTGKTMEGQAVQDTRSQPAPPSAPLDKLPPELGELLGAMTPGEQRTCWLPEANIPGGFIVADIELVSFKAPVPAPPVPEDVAAAPADAKKTESGLASKVLKAGEGKVNPKASDTVKVHYSGWETDGKMFDSSVTRGEPAEFPLGGVIPGWTEGVQLMVVGEKRRFWIPEGLAYGPKQEGSGRPGGMLCFDVELLEIVAP; encoded by the coding sequence ATGCCCGAAGTGCCCTCCGATGTAGCCGCCCCGCCCGCCGATGCCGAAAAGACAGCAAGCGGACTGGCCTCCAAAGTCCTCAAAGCCGGGACCGGCGCCGCGAAGCCTGCGGCCGCCGATACCGTGACCGTCCACTACACCGGCTGGACCACGGATGGAAAGCAGTTCGACAGCTCCGTGGAGCGCGGGCAACCCGCGAGCTTCCCGCTGGGAGGCGTGATCAAGGGCTGGACGGAAGGCCTCCAGCTCATGGTCGAGGGCGAGAAGCGCCGCTTCTGGATCCCCGAGGAACTGGCCTATGGCCCGGTGGTGGAGGGTAGCGGGCGTCCGGGGGGGATGCTGGTTTTCGATGTGGAGCTGCTTGGAATCAAGACCGCTCCGAAACCTCCGGAGGACACGGAAAAAACCGCTTCGGGAGTTGCCTACAGGCTCAACAAGAAAGGGGAGGGCGAAAAGCCCGCCGCAGACAGCATCGTTACCTTCCATTTCACGGGAAAGACCATGGAAGGCCAAGCCGTGCAGGATACGCGTTCCCAGCCCGCTCCACCCAGCGCACCGCTCGACAAGCTCCCGCCTGAACTCGGTGAACTCCTCGGCGCGATGACCCCCGGCGAGCAGCGCACCTGCTGGCTTCCCGAGGCGAACATTCCCGGCGGCTTCATCGTCGCGGACATCGAGCTCGTCTCTTTCAAGGCACCCGTCCCGGCTCCGCCCGTGCCGGAAGACGTGGCAGCCGCACCGGCGGATGCGAAGAAGACCGAGAGCGGCCTCGCTTCCAAGGTGCTAAAGGCTGGCGAAGGCAAGGTGAACCCGAAGGCCTCCGACACAGTGAAAGTGCATTACAGCGGCTGGGAAACCGACGGCAAAATGTTCGATAGCTCCGTGACCCGCGGCGAGCCGGCCGAGTTCCCGCTCGGCGGGGTCATTCCGGGCTGGACGGAGGGTGTACAGCTCATGGTCGTCGGCGAGAAACGCCGCTTCTGGATCCCCGAAGGCCTCGCCTACGGCCCGAAACAGGAGGGCTCAGGCCGTCCCGGTGGGATGCTCTGCTTCGACGTAGAGCTGCTGGAGATCGTCGCGCCCTAA
- a CDS encoding RecQ family ATP-dependent DNA helicase, producing the protein MRRIPPVKDVLLEVFGFDGLRSGQKEIVDILMAGRAALAVFPTGGGKSLCYQLPALMLEGTALVVSPLLALMKDQVDGLVAKGIAAARLDSTLGAEEYREVTGRLLGGELKLLYVSPEKLGNAEFRKLLKGVPLSMIAVDEAHCISEWGHNFRPDYLKLGKTCRQLKVKRILALTATATPKVEAEIRKRFGIARPDAVKLSFHRANLDLRITPCAAGERKALLLDRLGKWGKPGIVYVTRQETAEEVATFLAKNGHSARAYHAGLRSELRREIQEQFMGGEVDAVVATIAFGMGVDKADIRTVIHYNMPKSQEGYTQEIGRAGRDGKPAVCEWLACGDDLTVLENFIFSDTPSGRAVENLLGRVLRIGGEFDVSLYDLATTCDIRQTVISTTLAYLEMDGILEARGSFFDNYRIRLTRPMAKLMAGRTARERKRLEGVFEGLDAEWKWHAVNIAGTADRIGITRGKLRELIAELESAGDVSLKKSNWRQAYRIKKTPGDLPALAERLAEGFRAREASDLKRLSQVLALSSGKGCLTGVLLKHFGEKMEEPCGHCDRCRGVPPVKLKRSKPRKAKDAELEAIRSLRRENLASLGTPRQMARFLCGMSSPASMRARLYRHDGYGMLADLPFREVVILAESVF; encoded by the coding sequence ATGAGGAGAATTCCCCCGGTGAAGGATGTGCTGCTGGAGGTTTTCGGGTTCGATGGGCTGCGGAGCGGGCAAAAGGAGATCGTGGATATCCTCATGGCCGGGCGGGCGGCACTGGCGGTTTTCCCGACGGGCGGGGGGAAATCCCTCTGCTACCAGCTCCCGGCGCTGATGCTGGAGGGGACGGCGCTGGTCGTTTCCCCGCTGCTGGCGCTGATGAAGGATCAGGTGGACGGGCTGGTGGCAAAGGGGATCGCGGCGGCGCGGTTGGACTCGACGTTGGGCGCCGAAGAATACCGGGAGGTGACAGGCAGGCTGCTGGGCGGGGAGCTGAAACTGCTTTATGTCTCGCCGGAGAAATTGGGCAACGCGGAGTTCCGCAAGCTGCTCAAAGGTGTGCCTCTCTCGATGATCGCGGTGGACGAGGCGCATTGCATTTCCGAATGGGGGCATAATTTCCGGCCGGACTACCTGAAGCTCGGCAAGACCTGCAGGCAGCTCAAGGTGAAGCGCATCCTCGCGCTGACCGCAACGGCAACCCCCAAGGTTGAGGCGGAAATACGGAAGCGGTTCGGGATCGCCAGGCCGGATGCGGTGAAGCTCAGTTTCCATCGCGCGAACCTCGACCTGCGCATCACGCCGTGTGCGGCTGGGGAGCGGAAGGCATTGCTGTTAGACCGGCTGGGGAAATGGGGGAAACCTGGCATCGTCTATGTCACGCGGCAGGAGACGGCGGAGGAGGTGGCGACCTTCCTTGCGAAAAACGGGCACTCGGCGCGGGCGTATCACGCGGGTTTGCGCAGCGAGCTGAGGCGCGAGATCCAGGAGCAGTTCATGGGCGGGGAAGTCGATGCGGTGGTGGCGACGATCGCCTTCGGGATGGGCGTGGACAAGGCGGACATCCGCACGGTGATCCATTACAACATGCCGAAAAGCCAGGAAGGATACACCCAGGAGATCGGGCGGGCCGGGCGCGACGGCAAGCCCGCCGTGTGCGAGTGGCTGGCCTGCGGGGACGACCTCACTGTGCTGGAGAATTTCATTTTCTCCGATACGCCAAGCGGGCGGGCGGTGGAGAACCTGCTAGGCCGGGTGCTCAGGATCGGCGGCGAGTTCGATGTCTCCCTGTATGATCTCGCGACCACTTGCGACATCCGCCAGACTGTGATTTCGACGACGCTCGCCTATCTGGAAATGGATGGGATCCTGGAGGCGCGCGGCAGTTTTTTCGACAACTACCGGATAAGGCTGACGCGACCGATGGCGAAACTCATGGCGGGGCGCACGGCGCGGGAAAGGAAGAGGCTGGAGGGGGTTTTCGAGGGGCTGGATGCGGAGTGGAAATGGCATGCGGTGAATATCGCGGGGACGGCGGATCGGATCGGGATAACCAGGGGAAAACTGCGGGAATTGATCGCCGAGCTGGAGTCCGCCGGGGATGTTTCCCTGAAGAAATCGAACTGGCGGCAGGCATACCGGATCAAGAAAACCCCGGGCGATCTGCCCGCCCTCGCGGAAAGGCTGGCGGAGGGCTTCAGGGCGCGGGAGGCAAGCGATCTCAAGAGGCTTTCCCAGGTCCTCGCGCTTTCCTCCGGCAAGGGCTGCCTGACAGGGGTTTTGCTCAAGCACTTCGGCGAAAAGATGGAGGAGCCATGCGGCCATTGCGACCGCTGCCGGGGCGTACCGCCGGTGAAGCTCAAACGCAGCAAGCCGCGCAAGGCCAAGGATGCGGAGCTTGAGGCGATACGCTCGCTGCGCCGGGAAAACCTGGCATCGCTCGGCACGCCACGGCAAATGGCACGTTTCCTCTGCGGGATGTCCAGCCCGGCCTCGATGCGCGCGCGGCTTTACCGGCACGACGGGTATGGGATGCTTGCGGATCTGCCCTTCCGGGAGGTCGTGATCCTTGCGGAGAGCGTTTTCTAG
- a CDS encoding DUF3500 domain-containing protein → MKTSLLLGLISAASLLAREPAKPSADLTAVTTEMAAAANAFLSSLGEAQAKKARFPFESDQREAWGFVPRARKGVPLEDLDEKQTAHVRTLLKTALSDPGLGKVDAIMALEAFLAEIEKRPDFRNPKAYFTSVFGEPKAGGTWGWRFEGHHLSLNYTIADGKAVSVTPSFFATNPGEVMIDHPMKGTRPLAAEEDLARALATTLRETGKQVVFSEKPPGEILTAEDRKAKQLDPVGVIATEMTAAQQAALKELIAEFANRHRKELAEADLAKILADMDKLRFGWAGGLKRGEPYYYRIQGTTFLVEVANVQNNGNHVHATWRDQSNDFGNDLLGDHVGHDH, encoded by the coding sequence ATGAAAACATCCCTGCTTCTCGGCCTCATCTCCGCCGCATCCCTCCTCGCCAGGGAGCCCGCAAAACCATCTGCGGATCTAACAGCCGTCACCACGGAAATGGCCGCCGCCGCCAACGCCTTCCTCTCCTCCCTCGGTGAGGCCCAGGCGAAGAAAGCCCGCTTTCCATTTGAGTCCGACCAGCGCGAGGCATGGGGCTTCGTGCCGCGCGCGCGCAAAGGTGTCCCGCTCGAAGATCTCGATGAAAAACAGACCGCCCACGTCCGCACGCTCCTCAAGACCGCCCTCAGCGATCCCGGCCTTGGCAAGGTCGATGCGATCATGGCGCTCGAAGCCTTCCTTGCGGAGATCGAGAAACGCCCCGACTTCCGCAATCCCAAGGCCTATTTCACCTCCGTCTTCGGTGAGCCAAAAGCCGGCGGAACCTGGGGCTGGCGCTTCGAGGGGCACCACCTATCGCTCAACTACACGATCGCCGACGGCAAGGCCGTTTCCGTCACCCCGTCCTTCTTCGCCACCAACCCCGGCGAGGTCATGATAGACCACCCGATGAAAGGCACCCGCCCCCTCGCCGCCGAGGAAGACCTCGCCCGAGCCCTGGCCACCACCCTCAGGGAAACCGGCAAGCAAGTCGTCTTCTCCGAGAAACCTCCCGGAGAAATCCTCACCGCCGAGGACCGCAAGGCGAAACAGCTCGACCCTGTCGGTGTCATTGCAACGGAAATGACCGCCGCCCAACAGGCCGCGCTCAAGGAACTCATCGCCGAGTTCGCGAACCGCCACCGCAAGGAGCTCGCCGAAGCCGATCTCGCCAAAATCCTGGCCGATATGGATAAGCTCCGCTTCGGCTGGGCCGGCGGCCTCAAGCGCGGCGAGCCCTACTACTACCGCATCCAAGGTACTACGTTCCTAGTGGAAGTCGCAAACGTCCAGAACAACGGCAACCACGTCCACGCCA